In Oncorhynchus gorbuscha isolate QuinsamMale2020 ecotype Even-year linkage group LG26, OgorEven_v1.0, whole genome shotgun sequence, the DNA window gaaccaccagctttcatatgttctcatgttctgagcaaagaactgaaacgttagctttcttacatagcacatattgcacttttactttcttcaacactttttgtttttgcattatttaaaccaaattgaacatgtttcattatttacttgatgctaaattgattttattgatgtattatattaagttaaaataagtgttcattcagtattgttattacaaatatatattttttaatctgacaattttaatcggtatcggatttttttggtcctccaataatcggtattggtatTGGCgtcgaaaaatcataatcggtcgacctctaaaatACATTAACACTTGGAGAGGTCAGCCTTCTGCTcctcagctccctctctcaacacgtCCTCAGTCTGCTCTGTGTCCACTCCACTTAGCCAAGTCCAGCTCTTGCTTTcccatttccctctccctctctcccctatactccctctctcctattccctctcctattccctctctccttattcCTTCATGCcccatctccctttcccttacccaccatctccctttttcctccctctatctctctcaccccctgcCAGAGCTTTTCTATACCGGCATCCCACTCTCCCAGTTAGGCTGGTTTTCTCTATGACAAACAAAACACTCTACATGATCTGCAGCACACCAGTGCTGAACTCAGGCCATCCAGAATGTTCCCACTGTTCAACAGGTCTAGTCTAGTGTGAGTGCCTCTGTAATAGTCAACAGTATGTCTCCATCCTGATTGTCCTGTGTGTGACATATAGTCAGTCTGCTTTAGACTAGAAGCTATCTCCATTCCCTCCGGCGTCTCTCTGCATGTGGCGTTAGATGTTGGgttagaaagaggaggagggaggtaggttTGTCTTGTTGGACTGTGCTGTACCAGGCCCAGAGTTCAGCCTTATTACCACCAGATGTAGGGAGTTTTCTGTtgcacattttatttattttatttaaccttttatttaactaggaaattccgttaagaacaaattattatttacaatgacggcctaccctgaccaaaccctaacccggacgacgctgggccaaaccctaacccggacgacgctgggccaattgtgcaccgccctataggactcacaatcactgccggttgttacacagcctggaaacaaaccagggtctgtagtgactcctctagcactgagatgcagtgccttagacctctgcgccactcgggagccccaaagTCAGGCTAGAGGCTAcagcaggcaggcaagcaggcaggcagggcccCAGCCCAGAGTGGGAGAGTCCCGGGGAGGCAGGGTGTGGTGGCTGGTGGTTGTGGGGTATGTGTTCCCCTCTGTGAGATGACTCAATTGGACTGTTGGGTTTGCAATGGTCCTGACTGGTGCCTGGTGATGGTCTGTCACTTTAAGAGGGAAACAGACATAATATACACAAGAAAGAAACAACTCTATGTACAGTTGCACATGGTCAGGCTTGTCTGTACTGTAGGCCCATGTTTGTCAGATTATAGTTCaaataaactcagaaaaaaaagaaactcactgtcaactgtgtttattttcagcaaacttaacatgtgtaaatatggggggggggggtcaaaatcaaaagtagagaccaccagctgcattaagtactgtagtgcatctcctcatggactgcaccagatttgccagttcttgctgtgggatgttaccccactcttcctccaaggcacctgcaaggtcccggacatttctggggggaatggccccaaccctcaccctccgatccaacaggtcccagacgtgctcaatgggattgagatccgggctcttcgctggccatggcagaacacttacATTccggtcttgcaggaaatcacgcacagaacgagcagtatggctggtggcattgtcatgctggagggtcatttcAGGATGAACCAgcaagaagggtaccacatgagggaggaggatgtcttgcctgtaacgcacagcgttgagattgcctgcaatgacaacaagctcagtacgATGATGCTGTAACACTCCGGCCCAGATCATGACGaactccacctccaaattgatcccgctccagagtacaggcctctgtgtaatcCTCATTCCTTCCACGATAATCCTGAATCcgatcatcacccctggtgagacagaaccgcaactcgtcagtgaagagcactttttgccagtcctgtctggtccagcgatggtgagtttgtgcccataggcaccggtgatgtctggtgaggacctgcctaacaacaggcctacaagccctcagtccagcctctctcagcctattgtggacagtatgagcactgatggagggattgtgcattcctggtgtaattcAGAAGGTTGttattgccatcctgtacctgtcccgcaggtttgatgttcggatgtaccaatcctgtgcaggtgttacacagTCTGCCGCTGCAAGGacgaaaggcctctttagtgtcctaagttttcaaaaCTGTGACCATAATTGACTAAAGTCTGTAAGCTTttggtgtcttaacgaccgttccacaggtgcatgttcattatttgtttatggttcattgagcaagcatgggaaacgatgttaaaccctttacaatgaagatctgtgaagttatttggatttttactaaatatctttgaaagacaaactccccttttcaggaccctatCTATGTCCAATGTGCACTGGCTAGGACTAATGAATCATCTTAATTGTCAGATAAGTGAATGTATTAAATATACTTCAGCTCAATGTCAAGTATCAAGGCTACTATGGGCGTAGTCTTATCTTAGGTGGTATCTTACATACTGACACAGCCAGCTTGCAACACACAATCACTTGAAATATTCTACTGAATGAATGCGCCTCGCCTTGCATCCTCATCAAGAGGCTCTCCCCTGTTCCATCGTGCTGTGAGACCACGAGTGACCGAGTGCATCGTTCTAAATCGCCACATTACCTAAATCTATGTAACCGTGGCAACAAAGTGGCTGAGCAAATTAATTGATCTTCAGGGGCATCATGAGACCAAATTATGGGTCATGAAGTGTTGCATTTCCCCATGCTCATCTATTTCACACAGGATATAGTGTGAGGAAATGGACCTTTTAGTGTACTGAGTCATTTGactttctcttttttttctgtcTGTTTGGGGCTCGCCCCCTCACTTtcttggtctctttctctccctcacttaATTTTTTCCTAatttaatttctctctctctcagggattTTCTTCCTCGAGGATCAGGCATTGTCACCCGTAGACCTCTGATCCTGCAGCTGTGCTTTAACAAAGCTGGTGAGTCTGAATTCTCATACAACCATGGCCTTATCTGTCCTCATTGCTGCTGCCATGGACCTGCCTCCTCCACTCAACAACACTGTCTGGTGCCTGGTAAAGActttcttctctcgctctctgtgtctctctctcgctctgtgtctctcgttcgctgtgtgtctgtctcgctctctctctctgtcgtgtcTGTAGAGTATGCAGAGTTCCTACACTGTAAAGGGAGGAAGTTTGTGGACTTTGAGGAGGTCCGGGCGGAGATTGAGGCGGAGACGGACaggatcacaggctccaacaagggcatctcccccatccccatcaaCCTCCGGGTCTACTCCCCTAACGGTAATGCTCACCAACAGTTATTCATTTGATGTTCATTTTAACATATGCATGCACACGTTCAGTTGGACGTATGCgtacacacacgcaggcacacataaAAGCGCAGCAAACACTTACATTCATGTATCAACCTCTCAAAGAAACGACCTTCGCCATACAAGGACATGTATACAAAATGTAACAcacatcatacagtctacatGGCAACAGTCAtaaccttctccctccccctccatctcgcCCTCAGTGTTAAACCTGACTCTGATCGATCTGCCGGGGATGACTAAGGTGGCAGTGGGGGACCAGCCGCTGGACATAGAGCACCAGATCAGGGACATGCTGCTGCAGTTCATCACCAAGGAGAGCTGCCTCATCCTGGCAGTCACCCCCGCCAACCAGGACCTGGCCAACTCCGACGCCCTCAAGATTGCCAAAGAGGTGGACCCACAGGGTAAGGGACTAGGAGGCGGACCCACAGGGTAAGGGTCTAGCCTAGTGGTGCTGTACTGGTTCTCTATTGGAACTCACAGGACCAAAGGATGAGGATGGGCACTTGATTTCTGGGTGGTGTTCATTTGGTGCACCAAATAGACTGAAACATTGACGCAGTACCTGGACTTGTCCTATAAGAAACGCTAATTGatatatttttttccccccaTTGTTTTTCCTACTGAACAATTGTATTGAATTGAAGGAGATGAGGAATGGAAGGCTGGGTGGATGGTGGACAGGCAGTAGTCAGGATTAATATGTTGAGATGAACTGTGGTTCTGTTCAGGTCTTCGCACTATTGGCGTGATCACAAAGCTGGACCTGATGGACGAAGGGACGGATGCTAAAGACATCCTGGAGAACAAATTGCTACCTCTGCGTAGAggtgaggggacacacacacacacacacacacctcattgacTGCAGAGGAATAAGTGTGCGCTCTCTCTCCAGGTTATATCGGCGTGGTGAACCGCAGTCAGAAGGACATAGATGGCAGGAAGGACATCCGCGCTGCGCTGGCTGCTGAGAGGAAGTTCTTCCTGTCTCACCCGGGCTACAGACACATGGCCGAGCGCATGGGCACCCCACACCTGCAGAAACAACTAAACCAGGTGAGAGATTACTCAACGTTCCCCTTTCTGTTATTCTACACTGATGTTCTAGTCTGACTTCCAGATCAGTTTTTTTGCTTTCTTGTGAACTCTGAGAGACGGCACCAACAGATCTTAAACCAGGCTATAATGTTCCTTGAACTCACTTTTTCTTTCACTATacattctctcccctcctgttctccttctCGCTCATTCTATCCcttccatttctccttctccctccctcctctcctccctcactcacggtgtccctctctctctctcctcagcaacTGACCAACCACATCAGGGACACTCTGCCTGGGCTGCGCAGTAAGCTGCAGAGCCAGGTGCTCTCcctggagaaagaggtggaggagtACAAGAACTTCCGTCCCGACGACCCCACACGCAAGACCAAGGCCCTGCTGCAGTGagtagaggacacacacacaccaccataacGAGTAGCTCCAGAGTTGACCCTGACTCTGTCTTTCTTCCCAGGATGGTGCAGCAGTTTGGGGTGGACTTTGAAAAGCGTATCGAGGGTTCTGGGGACCAGGTGGACACAGCGGAGTTGTCGGGTGGTGCCAAAATCAACCGGATCTTCCACGAGCGCTTCCCCTTCGAGCTGGTCAAGGTGAGCGCTGCGGTCTCAATACTCACTGTCACAATATTTCTACAAGAGAAGTGAATCTGCCTGCTTGACTGTTTTGACCACGGTTGATTGACTCGTTTAGTGTGCATTTTAGAGTGCAGAATGGATTAACAGTGTTTCTATTGTTtgttctttcttcttctctcttttctctgtcagaTTGTGTTTGATGAGAAGGAGTTGAGGAGGGAGATCAGTCATGCCATCAAGAATGTCCATGGTGTCAGgcaagtggaggagaggagggtctgTCCTGTGTCTTCACACATCACCACCACTGTGCTCTGCTCTTTCCTCTTCACTGTCAAccctctctgtttcctccttTCATGGAGAACGGACCCACAGCATGCTTAGCAATCACAGAGCAATTAGCCTAAAATGCCCACAGATCGCTCTCCCACAGAACTGCCTATCATACACTCAAATGGTTGTTGTTCGATGTGAAATCTAAACCCAATTAACTTCGTGTTTGTATGCTGATAACCTtggctctgctctctcttccttaTTTCTGTCTGTGAATGTCTGTTTTATTATCTTTTAttcgattttttttttaaatatgtactTTTCTCATTTTCTGGACTGACTCGTCTTTATCTGCTTTTGTCTCTTTGTATGCTACCTCTCTGGACAATAACTTGTCTGTTGTCCTACTTCTGtcagttttttgtttgtttatccctgtctgtccgtctccttatctctgcccccccccctgtctgtctTTGTGCGTCCTCAGAACGGGCCTGTTCACTCCCGACCTGGCGTTTGAGGCCATTGTGAAAAAGCAGATCATTAAGCTGAAAGAGCCCTGTATCAAATGTATCGACCTTGTCATTCAGGAGCTCATCAACACAGTCAGGCAGTGCACCAACAAGGTACTGCAGCCTGGTGTCCAGACTCCCGTCCTGTCACGACCCAGCCTGGCCACAAGGGGGCGACACTGAGGGGTGCACAACACTGACCCAATCTGCTCCAAAACAGCTCTCCATCCATGGCCTCTATGACCCTTTAGATAGCACAACTAGGGCCCAGAGATTTCCCTGTCAGGTCatgtagttagttagtaaataaaaactcctggccctaatcAGAACGTCTACTGTGTAACCACccgggggctcccgagtggcgcagtggtctaaggcactgcatctcagttcaaatccaggctgtatcacaaccgaccgtgattgggagtcccatagggcggcgcacaattggcccagtgtcgtccgggtttagctggtgtaggcagtcattgtaaataaaaatgtgttaattaataaataaaataaaaacacgcTATACACACTTGTGTAGATTTAGTGTGGTGTATGTCCAGAGGACTGGATGGGGCAGATATGGGGACAGTTTGACTCCCCCTCAGCCCGCCACAGCTAGCCTGTGTGCCAGGTGCTGCTGTCGTGTTTTGTGAAGGTTGTGGTGTCTTCGTCGTGGAGACTGGATGGTTGGGGATGGCCATTCCCCGAGCATCACTGGTCTCACATGGACAAGCTGCAGGTCTCATCTGTCTAAGAATGATACACACTTAGGACTGACATAGCTAGGGTGTTAGTTATGTGGGTACTGTGAGTTGAATATGTGCCCACATATCTATATTATATACCGAGTTTGAGAAGAACTGCCCTGTCAAGAGAAGAGGATGTGAAAGCCTGCGGCTTGTCCTTATCTTCTTGCTTCACCTGTTTTTCTAGAGACGAGATTTCTAGTTTGACAGATAACTAACTAAACTAAGAATCttcttgtttttctttctttcctgtatttctctctctctctcgcctcttgttatttctgtctatccctctctctatgctGCCCCCCTACACTACGCCCCCCGTACCCCCTCAGAACGGGGTTGTTCACCCCTGACCTGGCCTTCGAGGCCATAGTCAAAAAGCAGATCCTCAAACTGAAAGAGCCCAGCCTGAAATGTGTGGATCTGGTGGTGTCTGAGCTGACCGCGCTCGTCATGAAGTGTTCCGTCAAGGTAACCAAGAGCAGCCTCGCCCCTCACAGgaaagaggggggggagagaaggaagagagagcgagtgttCTGGAGCGTATCCTCTCATCTGTGATTGAATGCCCGTCCCTGTTCCCCTCGCACCTCTCTTCCACCGCGCTCCAATCAGCAACCTATCCTAATCATCCCCCACGCCATCGCTCCTCAGTGCCTGGATTGTGTGTATCCCTCCCTCGCCACACACATCCTCTCCTTTTGTCCAAGCCACACGTGTCCAATCAAGCATTGACTTGCAAATCACGTCCGAATTTTAAGCAGCGCGTCTTAACTTCCTTTCATCAGCCCCTCACCCTCACCCGTGCCCTGTTTGATTTGAGCACATTAAGACTGATTCTCCAtctgcctcctccctccatctgcctcctccatccccatctcccctcctcctcaagACCCAGACCTCTGTCTACCAGAACACCAGAGCCCATTAGAGGGGGTGTTGCCATAGCAACAGTGCTGCTCAACAACCATGCCATCTTGTGGATGGAGGGGGAATTGCATTTCAAAGACCCACCACAGTCCATCCCTTTCACTGTCACTCTACCTCTGGTATTAGTTCAGCTGATGAATGgatttttccttcactctgtcctTCACCCTCTTCTTCTTCGTTCTCCTGATCTGTTCTTCACTAACATGAAATAATATCAGCAATCACCGTCAGCTTGGAATGATTGTTTACTGTCACAGGAAAACAATTGTCAACTGTAAGTTAATTAACttttttattgatttttttttaggTTGAATGATCTAATTTCCTAAATGTTTCTATGTATTTTAGCCATTGATCCATTTAAAGGTTGACTCCAGTCAACTAGAGCTAATCATCATGACATCACTCCTCATGGTATCCATCATGGTCATTCCCAGCTGAGGCTGAAAGCGCTGCCCTTATGCCATAGATCACAGACATTCATCCTGTGTGCATGCCCATtaaggagtgagtgtgtgtgtgtgtgctagttaaTATGATTCCTATATTTACTGCTGAATGCCTATGTCCTTCCCCTATCCTGCacactgagtgtaagaaactttaAGAaccccttcctaatattgagttgcaccccattttgccctcagaacagcctcaattggtcgggacatggactctacaaggtgtcgaaagtgttccacagggctgctggcccatgttgactccaatgcttcccacagttgtgtcaggttggctggatgtcctttgggtggtggatcattcttgatacacacaggaaactgttgagcgtgaaaaacacagcagcgttgcagttcttgacacaaaccggtgcgcctggcacctactaccataacctgttcaagggcacttaaatatttcatcttgcccattcaccctcttcaAAATCCTTCAAcctgtttcctctcctcatctacactgattgaagtggatttaacaggtgacatcaataaggtttcatagctttcacctggtcagtctatcatggatcgagcaggtgttcttaatgttttgtccactcagtttATGTGTTTCATCTCCTGTCTGTTGTATATGTAAATGGAGGTAGGTCTGTCTGGATAGTCCTGCCAGAGTGTTA includes these proteins:
- the dnm2a gene encoding dynamin-3 isoform X11; the protein is MGNRGMEDLIPLINKLQDAFSSIGQSCNLDLPQIAVVGGQSAGKSSVLENFVGRDFLPRGSGIVTRRPLILQLCFNKAEYAEFLHCKGRKFVDFEEVRAEIEAETDRITGSNKGISPIPINLRVYSPNVLNLTLIDLPGMTKVAVGDQPLDIEHQIRDMLLQFITKESCLILAVTPANQDLANSDALKIAKEVDPQGLRTIGVITKLDLMDEGTDAKDILENKLLPLRRGYIGVVNRSQKDIDGRKDIRAALAAERKFFLSHPGYRHMAERMGTPHLQKQLNQQLTNHIRDTLPGLRSKLQSQVLSLEKEVEEYKNFRPDDPTRKTKALLQMVQQFGVDFEKRIEGSGDQVDTAELSGGAKINRIFHERFPFELVKIVFDEKELRREISHAIKNVHGVRTGLFTPDLAFEAIVKKQIIKLKEPCIKCIDLVIQELINTVRQCTNKLGSYPRLREETERIVTTYVREREGKTKDQVMLLIDIELSYINTNHEDFIGFANAQQRNTHQNKKRAIPNQVIRKGWLTINISIMKGGSKEYWFILTAESLSWYKDEEEKEKKYMLPLDNLKLRDVEKGFMSTKHVFGVFNTESRNVYKDLRQIELACDTQEDVDSWKASFLRAGVYPEKDQVDTEDTAPSETFSMDPQLERQVETIRNLVDSYIGIVNKSIRDLMPKTIMHLMINSAKDFIHSELLAYLYSSGDQNSLMEESADQAQRRDEMLRMYHALKEALHIIGDITTTTVTVPVPPPVNDSWMQEAR